The genome window ttaaaaagatgtgcaaaaaggtggaaaacgGCATGAATTTCggagaaggattcacgagtcgaagttggagtgcaaaATAGCCCTTGGACGCGcaatggacgcgcgtccaaggtggcgTCCAATTTTATGCCCGCAGAAGTTTGGAAATCAGAGCAAAAGTCTGctatggacgcgcagtggacgcgcgcgtccagcacGCATCCACCAAacagctctctgaagttgaagtctgtgcagcagaaacaccgtggacgcgcgtccagcgtgcgtccaagcgtgcgtccatcgcggaaatttTAGTTGTTGGGcaagatttaaaaggggaattgagccattttgcaggggatccatcacacttcagttttaggtcactttagaatatttctctctctaggattagcctagagatatctctcccaattcactccacattgcaattcttaggtttatattagaattagagaagaattccattgttgcaagattgagatcaacattcaagttcaagttcaaagttcaaatccctagctaagtcttcattttaatttcttgtcattacttttgctttttgctatttcaattccaagtatgattatatagatctttgtggatttggattgagcaatgttgtatggatattcttgagctttgaattgatcaattaggttttgcaattgcttgattatgagtttgattgtgtgagtggtgatccactttgactcttgtgtaggggtgatcaacctatatgagaggtgtttggagaaggagtctcatctacgagagtagagttactccttagcctagcctagcacatttccctctcacctttgagaaaagggagaagtggaagataagaggcacataacgtgtttgacaaaatgcctctcctagcctagtgatcacaaggatgacattacggtctaaggagtgagtccattgaccacgagagtggcggtggtgttggtgaccttgtctcattttcgttatctaagtgttgttagcctaatatcttaggaaatcaaggatacctatatgagttgcaagatccaaatcctcctttcccattgattgtttccaacgttttgttccttattttcattatgtttcattatgtttgggttagctttcaaacactaaacactcttgtgcttaatccccttaccgcttgaattccctccttgccatcctttgagaacgatactcgggaacttcttcccgttttaacacctactcctttccatccaccgcgaaaactacactcatcaaaaatcttataaagaatattggttgtgttttggaactaaaataaaaataatgacgcaccttaagaagggaaATTAAACAACGCACTTTaggaaggaaaaccacgcaccttaagctttaggttcactcaccttaagtttcaacgctcacgcaccttaagcacacaagaagaaaaaaacacaccttaagcttCAGGTTGACtgaccttaagtttcaacaactactcaccTTAATCAAAAAAACCACGAAAACCACGCACAATAAGTTTTAAGAACTACTTAGCTTAAacacaactcacgcaccttaagcataaaaccaacgcaccttaagtacaatactcacgcaccttaagaacaaaaatcatgcaccttaaaatTTGATCTAGATGCAAAAATTACAACATTGCCAtcgcattttttaaaaaaaaattttggtaaCCCCTCGACGTTGATTTAAGCATGATACATGGTTCAgatttaaattattacatggatgcacaagatctgatctcacgatctcacctaaacaagtgatctcatatgatcctaactctacacacacacatatgtgtgGGAACGGGGTAGGTGTGTCAAACAATTTAGATcgttaaaatttttagattgatgtacaaaATTTGatctcaaatattttaatattttagattgattaagattccaaattGAAGTGTGTGCAAACGATAATAAAATGTGTGTGTACATATGTACACACACAATCAAACTGTGCAAAACCACTTAAAAGGATTAAAACAATTTTCGTTATGCATAACTCTATGAATTGTTAAATTGCAATTAAAGAAGTAACCCTTCAGAGCTTTTAAATCGAAtcgttaaattttaaaaaatataaaagtctattcaccccctctAAACTCGTAACCCCTTCCGGACAACCAAACACTCAAAGCATGCACAATTCCACCCAGCCAAATCTCACAAAAATGAAATCATACATTCATAAAAACAACCAACAATCCTTAGAATCATCACCATCGTTATGAGGTGATCCCTGTTACCATGCTGGACACATACTCAAAAATTTATGCAGACACATACTATGCAATccgattatttttagaaaaacattaaaaacagCAATCCACACCACAGAAAACTTAAACAAAGAATACTTGTATCCATTCTTAAAAACAAACTACAAGCACGCCACCACCGAAAATCAATTCACTAGCAACGCCAATTACAAACAACTCCGAAAATACAAACAATTTTGACGACTAATAGAGCACACATATTTTAAGAAGTGTTTCAGCAAAGCACTCTCTTTACATTTTGGATGACTGGAAACTAGACCATTATTTATCATTCACTACTTTATTTAGATCTTACACAAGACACAACATGTATAAACTATGAATAAGAATAATTTAGAGACTGATGTTGAGCTCCATGCTAGACGATATTCACTGCCTTGCAAGAAGTCTGGTGTTTCCTTATTTATGTAAAGAAATGTGCTTTTAAACACTCATTTGTTTAAGTATGTAACCGATAGTGGGGAACAGCTATCAAGTGCTTGGCACGAGGCATCACAAGAGAAAATTCTTCAGACATGTCTAACTCTTCAGGTGACATGCCATTTGGAAGTTCCCAATCAAAGCAATGCACTAGTTGCGCTACCACCAATCTTACTACAGTAGTTCCAAGTTGTAAACCAGGACAACTTCTTCTACCAGAGCTAAAAGGAATGAATTCAAAATTGCTCCCTCGATAGTCTATATTGCAACCTTCAAACCTTTCTGGGATAAATTTCTCAGGATCAACCCACACATTTGGATCACGTCCAATTGACCAAACATTTACAATGATTCGTGCTTTTTTTGGTATGTGAAAGCCATCAACCGTGGAATCCTCTCTTGCCTCACGAGGGATAAGTAATGGTCCCGGTGGATGAAGTCTAAAGGATTCTTTCATGACCATTTCTAAATAGTTTAGATCCTGCAAATCTGATTCATTAACCATCCTATCCAGACCTACCTTACTTCCTAATTCTTGTTGAACTTTCTTCAATACATGTGGATTTCTCAAGAGTTCTGCCATTATCCAATCAATTGCGCTTGATGAAGTGTCTATTGATCCGGCAAGCATATCCTACAtaaatgcaatttttaaaaaaaattatagaactgacaaaattatttacaattattatacttgaaaattaaaaaaaaaaattgaatgaattattacCATCAAAACAGATTTGACATGATCACGAGTGAATTGAAACTCAGTTTCCCCGGACTTCATGATGGACAATATGATATCTACAAAATCCTTTGTCATCTGATCACTGCTTCCATTCTGTTCATGCTCATCAAGGATCCTCTCAAGGAACCGATCAATGACTTTGGCCATGACCTTCATTCGTCTAGTCAGTCCTTGAAAGTCAAGGATACCAAGATAAGGAAAATAATCCCCAAGATTTGGTATAGCTAATAGCTGCATAACTTCGTTAATCACACCTTTGAAACCCCTCTCATCAATGTCCTTATTCTCGTACTTCTTCCCAACCACCATCCTGCAACTCATTTCTGCACTCAATTCAGAAACTTTAGCACTCAAATCAACAGCCACGCGATTCAGAGCTGACTGCTTGAGTGAGTCGATAAGATAACACAATTCTTCTCTTCTCATGGCTTGAAATGAATTGACCTTATGATTACTAAGGACCTGTAGTGTGCACAATTTGCGCATGTCGCGCCAGTAAGGACCGTATTCACCAAAAGACAAACTCTTTTGATTATAAGACATATACTTAGCTGCCTCAATAGGTGGTCTGCTTGCAAACACAAGGTCATGAGTCTTGAGGAAGAGCTGTGCAGCATGAGGAGATGAAGCAACGATGGTATCAACGAAGCCGAACCGCAAATGCATGATAGGACCGTACTGCTTGGCTAGCTTGCTCAAATCCTGATGGGGATTTTTACCAAGCAAGTGAAGGTGTCCCAAAATGGGAAGCCCTCTTGGACCTGGTGGCAGTTTCTTGGCTTTCGTCTTCTTTAAGAGACCATGAATGAGAGACAAAGCTGCAAACACAGCAAGCGTTGTCCAAAGCCAGGCCATGGTTTTTCTTGGGATCGGAGTTGAAAGGACGTACTGAAAACTCCAAGAGAACTAATTAAGAAGGAAGgattgaaaagaaaatcagAGGAGCTGAAGAACAAACAAGTGATACTTCTCATTCACCTTAACTAAGCATCGCAATATAAATAAGAGCTTGAAACTTCGACTGGTCCACATGCATGCATTCCACGTCCCCATGCGACTTGTTGTCACTAAGTGGCTTGGAATTGAAGAATTTTCTTGGTGTactgaacataaatataatataaaatgcgTATGTAGTGATTCATTTTACTAGCATTGCATGTTAATTATACATAAGTCAGCAATAACGTATCACGTAGACTAAGCAAAATTAGCATTGCTAATTATCAATGATCAATCGATTTCAATCTAATTGTCCGGCGCCCTTTAGATAGTGAAAATAGTTACCACCTTATTGTCCCTTAGATAGTTAACATATAGTTACCATGAATTCATTAAATTAAGAATATATTTGCTaagaataattttgtttttgaaaaatatattttaaagatGGCATTAATCCGAATCTTACAAAGGGGTTAAGTCTTTGTAGACTCAGTGTACCCCTGCGCGCAGGGGCGGAGCCAGAAAACTTGAGTTGGAGGGGCCAATATGCTAGAAAAAATTTACTGTGTTAGTCGACATTATAATTAGccgtactatattattatatatactatacattgttgtaattattattgataatgatttctAATAATACTCTTTATAATaaagtatgaaatatataattatatgagtagtattaaaaaaaatataaattatatgtcAACGATTGACACGAGTGTCGATCAttactttagattttttttcatataacacaaaatatcataataataataataataataataataataacaacaacaacaacaacaacaacaacatttatttaaatataaattgtcaatttttatcaaataaaaagttttgtcaattattttgtcaccaaatttttcataattaattgatattattttactgattaacaatatttcaaaatttgagagataaagacaaaaatcaatatcacaaattaaacaatcaatattaatttttgacaatttcaacactaattatttaaacaagcaaatgtacatctttaaagtctaaataaataattaaaacacacaataaatcattaattaattaatcaacataactaataaaactaaagcatatatctcaaatttggatattttttaaaataaaatggatattTGATGCCCTCctttattaaaatcttgataaaacaaataagataaaaagaaaatggtgactttaattatttggtttatttctttctatttaatgaatttaaactttaatatatattttgagttcacttaatataaacataatagattatttaaaaaaattagaggggGCCCAAAAGTGTATTTATCCCtactatatcaatatatacatacatatttattaaaatattttaaagtggGCTAGGGCCCCCTACCCCATAAGGTGCCTCCCCCCTGCCTGCACACAAAAAAGagtctctatgctatacaattcaataaaccttaaaaaggctcttgtataaatagtggtgcaaactcaCTTCCCAAattaatgtgggacaaaagcttactttaAAGCTTTCCCCTCCATTTTCCAACTCCAAtgagtctactttgagaaccaatttctcattcacccattatccgttttgagcatacaatatatcaatctcttcgtctgactacgaagaacccgaatccactttgacccgacccaaatcggaagtggaccccacatataattgtacaaaaaaatagccacttaaaatgtcattttatacttttttttcaaCAGGGTCCGACCCGACCCGAGTCCAAGTAAAATTTTGCCCTTTTGGGTTGAACGCAGTTATCTTCCTGCTTAGTGGTTGGAATTAACCTAACCCTACATTCTCAGTTCGGGCGTACGAATACAAAGTTCCCAACACTAAGAGACAGTACTAAACCACTCCAACCGATGACCATACACCAGTGCAAATGTCATGAATCGCCACCCACGTGGACCTATTCAAAGTGCCACTAACCGATCCTATGCATGTGGAACATGTGGTGGGCATGCGAAACGCCTGACATGTATTCCCTCTAAACCTCTATAAATTGCGTAGTTAATGCCTGGGAGTGGGACTTTTGGACTTTCTCATTAATACATTTAGCTCGAGAACGTCTGACTCACTGTCTAATACCCAAGCTCGTAtacctacacacacacacacacacacatatacacacacacacacacacacacacacatatatatgtgtgtgtgtgtgtgtgtatatgtatatacacatgtgtatatatgtatatacacacatatatatatacacacacacacacatatatataggcaCACTCTTTGGGAGAATTGCTGCTCATGAGAGAACTAAAACTAATCAGAATGTCGTCCATTTAATTAGAAAAATCAACGAATCAGAagcactttaaaaaaaatgtgatgactttttttgtaaataactaaaaaaatttgATGTGTAAGTAAATATGCTAAAAGTGAAAGTAACACTTTCATGGAGTGCAACaatagtgcaagtaaaatttgtcacaagtacaagtaaaaggtgcaattaaaatCACGTAACAATTCAACCTTTTACACTACAGAGTACTAGTAATTTACATTTCACTTTGGTGCAACAAATGATAGTGctatatgcaattaatattgttggtcgggtgtacattatattgttgcacTCTATGAAGCTGCTACTTGTGCAGTTGTGTTTTAAACTCATTTTTACTTACActtcaaagtttgagttatttacaaaaaaaaaaaaaaaaaaaaaaaNNNNNNNNNNNNNNNNNNNNNNNNNNNNNNNNNNNNNNNNNNNNNNNNNNNNNNNNNNNNNNNNNNNNNNNNNNNNNNNNNNNNNNNNNNNNNNNNNNNNNNNNNNNNNNNNNNNNNNNNNNNNNNNNNNNNNNNNNNNNNNNNNNNNNNNNNNNNNNNNNNNNNNNNNNNNNNNNNNNNNNNNNNNNNNNNNNNNNNNNNNNNNNNNNNNNNNNNNNNNNNNNNNNNNNNNNNNNNNNNNNNNNNNNNNNNNNNNNNNNNNNNNNNNNNNNNNNNNNNNNNNNNNNNNNNNNNNNNNNNNNNNNNNNNNNNNNNNNNNNNNNNNNNNNNNNNNNNNNNNNNNNNNNNNNNNNNNNNNNNNNNNNNNNNNNNNNNNNNNNNNNNNNNNNNNNNNNNNNNNNNNNNNNNNNNNNNNNNNNNNNNNNNNNNNNNNNNNNNNNNNNNNNNNNNNNNNNNNNNNNNNNNNNNNNNNNNNNNNNNNNNNNNNNNNNNNNNNNNNNNNNNNNNNNNNNNNNNNNNNNNNNNNNNNNNNNttatttaaaaaaaaaaaaaaaaaaaaaaaaataccaccGCATTTTGAATAGATAGTTTGTAAATTGTTGTGTTGGTTTGTTGGTTTTGGACATTTCTGTACAggattttgaataataaaaaaaaattaaggcgttttaacaatttaaataaaatattaaaaaaaaacaatatggAACACTCTCTGAAACCGTTAAAAAAATCACTGGTTtctggcggaaaatgacttaagTAATTTTTCGCCAAAATGCCTTCATTTTCCCAATCAAcataaaatgttttccgttgactagATTTTCCTATtgcatccaaacactgaaaacccgaaaaatattttccaaaagtcattttttggGTTTCCAAAAGGaccattaatttaaaaaaatactttccaCTACACCCTTTCTGGAgagggtgccgcggaaagtctttactaaaaaaatcatatgATTTCCGCGACAACCTAACAAGTGTCGCGGAAAGTCTAGGCTTTTCCCTGTCACCCACATCCATTACACTTGTACAAGTGTAGCTGACGTGCAGTTATGTACTAGTGATTTCTTTTGATCCGTTAGATTGATCATTCTAGATCGACAACTCTATTGGTTCCTAAGTATTGATGTTATAGGTAAAATAT of Ipomoea triloba cultivar NCNSP0323 chromosome 3, ASM357664v1 contains these proteins:
- the LOC116014253 gene encoding cytochrome P450 CYP736A12-like, yielding MAWLWTTLAVFAALSLIHGLLKKTKAKKLPPGPRGLPILGHLHLLGKNPHQDLSKLAKQYGPIMHLRFGFVDTIVASSPHAAQLFLKTHDLVFASRPPIEAAKYMSYNQKSLSFGEYGPYWRDMRKLCTLQVLSNHKVNSFQAMRREELCYLIDSLKQSALNRVAVDLSAKVSELSAEMSCRMVVGKKYENKDIDERGFKGVINEVMQLLAIPNLGDYFPYLGILDFQGLTRRMKVMAKVIDRFLERILDEHEQNGSSDQMTKDFVDIILSIMKSGETEFQFTRDHVKSVLMDMLAGSIDTSSSAIDWIMAELLRNPHVLKKVQQELGSKVGLDRMVNESDLQDLNYLEMVMKESFRLHPPGPLLIPREAREDSTVDGFHIPKKARIIVNVWSIGRDPNVWVDPEKFIPERFEGCNIDYRGSNFEFIPFSSGRRSCPGLQLGTTVVRLVVAQLVHCFDWELPNGMSPEELDMSEEFSLVMPRAKHLIAVPHYRLHT